One window of the Pradoshia eiseniae genome contains the following:
- the tagH gene encoding teichoic acids export ABC transporter ATP-binding subunit TagH: MSETVILKNVFKKYRMHTKPADKLLDIILPGGRGEDFYALQDISFTAGKGDVIGLVGVNGSGKSTLSNIIAGIIPPSSGTVETIGETSLIAIASGLNNQLTGRENIELKCLMLGFNKKQIKEMEPDIIEFADIGKFIDQPVKKYSSGMKSRLGFAISVTVDPDILIIDEALSVGDQAFAEKSKNKMYSFRDSGKTIFFVSHSMKQINDFCNKAIWLEYGELKKYGTTDEVIPEYKDFVKKYKAMTDVERKLFRESAIRKQSGLVLK; this comes from the coding sequence ATGAGTGAAACGGTAATTCTAAAGAATGTCTTTAAAAAGTATCGTATGCATACCAAACCGGCTGATAAGCTGCTCGACATTATCTTGCCAGGCGGCCGTGGCGAAGATTTCTATGCCTTGCAGGACATCAGCTTCACGGCAGGAAAAGGGGATGTAATTGGCCTCGTTGGGGTTAACGGCTCCGGAAAATCGACGCTTTCAAATATTATTGCAGGTATAATCCCGCCGTCCTCGGGTACGGTGGAAACAATCGGGGAAACATCATTGATTGCGATTGCTTCTGGTTTAAATAATCAATTGACCGGACGTGAGAATATTGAATTAAAATGTCTTATGCTTGGTTTTAACAAAAAGCAAATCAAGGAGATGGAACCTGATATTATTGAGTTTGCCGACATTGGCAAGTTCATCGACCAGCCGGTCAAGAAATACTCAAGCGGGATGAAATCCAGGCTAGGATTTGCCATTTCGGTCACGGTAGATCCAGATATACTCATCATTGACGAAGCTTTATCTGTCGGTGATCAAGCGTTTGCAGAGAAATCGAAGAATAAAATGTACAGCTTTCGTGACAGTGGAAAAACAATCTTCTTTGTTAGCCACTCCATGAAACAAATCAATGACTTTTGTAATAAGGCTATTTGGCTGGAATATGGTGAGTTAAAAAAGTATGGAACAACAGATGAAGTCATACCGGAATATAAGGATTTCGTGAAAAAATATAAAGCCATGACGGATGTGGAACGGAAACTATTCCGTGAATCAGCTATACGTAAGCAAAGTGGTTTAGTTCTAAAATAA
- the rfbC gene encoding dTDP-4-dehydrorhamnose 3,5-epimerase, protein MKIFESLLRGVKLIEPKAYGDHRGFFLESYNEHLFHEAGITERFVQDNHSLSKEAGVIRGMHYQLAPKAQVKLIRVVTGAIYDVVVDLRKESPTYGKWEGYILSEHNKRQLLVPKGFAHGFCTITENVNVLYKVDEVYSPEHDRGIAWDDSELAINWPVSEPILSEKDARHPRLSEAENNFVWEG, encoded by the coding sequence ATGAAGATATTCGAAAGTCTATTACGAGGTGTAAAGTTAATTGAGCCAAAGGCCTATGGAGACCATCGGGGGTTCTTCCTTGAAAGCTATAATGAGCATTTGTTCCACGAAGCAGGAATTACGGAGAGATTTGTCCAGGATAACCATTCCTTGTCGAAGGAGGCTGGCGTCATTCGCGGGATGCATTATCAATTGGCGCCGAAGGCCCAGGTCAAGCTCATTCGTGTGGTGACTGGCGCCATATATGATGTAGTCGTGGATCTGAGAAAGGAATCGCCAACATACGGCAAGTGGGAGGGTTATATCCTGAGTGAGCACAACAAGCGCCAGCTGCTTGTGCCGAAAGGTTTTGCCCATGGATTCTGCACGATTACAGAGAATGTGAATGTGCTGTATAAGGTAGATGAAGTATACTCACCTGAGCATGACAGAGGGATTGCGTGGGATGATTCAGAGCTTGCGATTAATTGGCCGGTTTCGGAGCCTATTTTATCAGAGAAGGATGCAAGGCACCCCAGGTTATCTGAAGCGGAAAATAATTTTGTATGGGAGGGCTGA
- the rfbB gene encoding dTDP-glucose 4,6-dehydratase: MNLLVTGGAGFIGSNFVRHILGTYRDYKVINLDLLTYAGNIHNLDDLKDNPNHLFVKGNITDRALVQSLIKDHDIQAIINFAAESHVDRSITNPGIFVETNVQGTLNLLDAARECGVDRYLQVSTDEVYGSLGETGCFTEETPLAPNSPYSASKAGADLLVRAYHETYGLNVNITRCSNNYGPFHFPEKLIPLMITNGVDGKDLPLYGDGKNIRDWLHVTDHCTAIDLVLHKGKSGEVYNVGGHNERTNNEIAEIIADYLNLPKERIKYVQDRLGHDLRYAIDPTKLETELGWRPNYTFDTGIVETIEWYLNHEDWWRPLKERAKLGI; the protein is encoded by the coding sequence TTGAATCTATTGGTGACAGGCGGAGCCGGGTTCATCGGAAGCAACTTTGTGCGGCATATCCTTGGAACTTACCGTGACTATAAAGTTATTAATCTTGATTTGCTGACCTATGCGGGTAATATACATAATCTGGATGATTTGAAGGATAATCCGAATCACCTTTTTGTAAAAGGGAACATAACAGACAGAGCACTAGTTCAAAGTCTAATAAAAGATCATGATATCCAGGCGATTATTAATTTTGCAGCAGAGTCCCATGTGGATAGGAGTATTACGAATCCAGGGATTTTCGTTGAAACGAATGTTCAAGGAACACTTAACTTACTTGACGCAGCAAGAGAATGCGGAGTGGATCGCTATCTTCAAGTTTCAACAGATGAAGTGTACGGATCGCTTGGTGAGACAGGCTGCTTCACTGAGGAGACACCGCTTGCACCGAACAGCCCTTATTCAGCCAGTAAAGCAGGCGCTGACCTATTAGTGCGCGCTTATCATGAAACCTATGGGCTGAATGTCAATATCACTCGCTGCTCCAATAATTATGGCCCGTTCCATTTTCCTGAGAAATTAATCCCGCTTATGATTACTAATGGGGTTGATGGCAAGGACCTTCCCTTATATGGTGACGGGAAGAATATCCGTGACTGGCTTCACGTGACTGACCATTGCACCGCCATTGACCTTGTTCTTCATAAAGGGAAAAGCGGGGAAGTGTATAATGTTGGCGGTCATAATGAACGGACGAACAATGAGATTGCAGAAATCATTGCTGATTACTTGAATCTTCCGAAGGAGCGCATCAAGTATGTCCAGGATCGTCTTGGCCATGATCTGCGTTATGCGATCGATCCGACTAAGCTTGAGACGGAGCTAGGCTGGAGGCCAAACTATACATTTGATACAGGGATTGTCGAAACCATTGAATGGTATTTGAACCATGAAGATTGGTGGCGTCCTTTGAAAGAACGGGCAAAGTTGGGGATTTAA
- the rfbD gene encoding dTDP-4-dehydrorhamnose reductase, whose amino-acid sequence MKRILVTGANGQLGTEVVRMLRQDGHYEVCAFNRYELDITDEEQVMRKVVHTKPDWILHCAAYSNVEQAEEDGYDANWNINRDGSANISKAAHEVSAKLIYISTDYVFDGKKAKPYTPDDEVNPLNEYGKAKLAGEQAVQKYCPDAFIIRTSWVFGEHGHNFVYTMLKLAEKTDTLRAVADQFGRPTYAPDLSLFMKYLIDTSPEGGIYHFSNDGETSWYGFAKEILKEQNIKITPVGSDEFPQKAERPTYSVMSLDKVKETGFAVPTWKDALERFKKRIR is encoded by the coding sequence ATGAAAAGAATACTCGTGACCGGAGCAAACGGACAGCTAGGGACAGAGGTAGTCAGGATGTTGCGCCAGGATGGCCATTATGAGGTGTGTGCTTTTAATCGATATGAACTTGATATAACGGATGAGGAACAAGTCATGAGAAAGGTCGTCCATACGAAGCCAGATTGGATTCTGCACTGTGCAGCCTATAGCAACGTTGAGCAGGCAGAAGAAGATGGCTATGATGCGAATTGGAATATCAACCGCGACGGGTCAGCTAATATCAGTAAAGCAGCCCATGAAGTCAGTGCCAAGCTAATTTATATAAGTACGGATTATGTGTTTGATGGAAAGAAAGCCAAACCATATACCCCGGACGATGAAGTAAATCCGCTTAACGAATATGGGAAAGCCAAACTAGCTGGTGAACAAGCAGTCCAGAAGTATTGCCCAGATGCCTTTATTATCCGGACATCATGGGTATTTGGGGAGCATGGTCATAATTTCGTCTACACCATGCTGAAGTTAGCCGAAAAAACGGATACTCTCAGAGCGGTGGCAGATCAATTCGGCCGTCCTACCTATGCGCCTGATCTTTCTCTTTTTATGAAGTACTTGATTGATACAAGCCCTGAGGGAGGAATCTATCATTTCTCTAATGATGGTGAGACTAGCTGGTATGGATTCGCAAAGGAAATCCTGAAGGAACAGAATATAAAGATAACTCCTGTTGGTTCAGATGAGTTCCCTCAGAAAGCTGAGAGGCCGACCTATTCAGTCATGTCACTGGATAAGGTGAAGGAGACTGGTTTTGCTGTGCCGACTTGGAAAGATGCATTAGAGCGGTTTAAAAAACGGATTCGTTAA
- a CDS encoding zinc-dependent alcohol dehydrogenase family protein yields MRALVMEELRKPLVVREMPDPECADDGVVIKVEANGVCRSDWHAWQGDWDWIGITLPLPHVLGHEFSGIIEEVGKNVKNFKKGDRVIAPFTVGDGTCPYCQSGHHNICSNIQLLGFSTWGGYGRYTAVPNADLNLVHLPESISFVEAAGMGCRFMTAFHGITDQADVKGGEWVAVHGCGGVGLSAIQIASALGANVIAVDIGEDKLELARQLGAVATVNAKETNPVEAVREITKGGAHVSVDALGIKQTCQAAISGLRKRGRHLQIGLTTREEHGMIPVPIDFIVQAEIQLVGSLGMQPSRYPNMLGMVESGKLRPGALVTKTISLDEVPNIFEEMSTFQNLGVTVVNKWDAKVSVEK; encoded by the coding sequence ATGCGGGCATTAGTAATGGAGGAATTGCGGAAACCGTTGGTCGTGCGTGAGATGCCAGATCCCGAATGCGCAGATGACGGGGTTGTCATCAAGGTCGAGGCAAATGGTGTTTGCCGAAGCGATTGGCATGCATGGCAGGGGGATTGGGACTGGATTGGGATTACCCTCCCTCTGCCGCATGTATTAGGTCATGAGTTCTCTGGGATTATTGAAGAGGTCGGGAAGAATGTGAAGAATTTCAAAAAGGGGGATCGTGTCATTGCGCCATTTACGGTGGGGGATGGCACATGTCCTTACTGTCAGAGCGGGCATCATAATATTTGCTCGAATATTCAACTGCTCGGTTTTTCGACATGGGGCGGATATGGTCGCTATACGGCTGTGCCCAATGCGGATTTGAATCTGGTCCATTTGCCGGAGTCTATCAGTTTCGTGGAGGCTGCCGGTATGGGTTGCCGTTTCATGACGGCTTTTCATGGGATTACCGATCAAGCTGATGTGAAGGGCGGTGAGTGGGTTGCGGTCCATGGCTGCGGAGGTGTCGGCTTGTCTGCCATTCAAATAGCGAGTGCGCTCGGAGCAAATGTCATCGCTGTTGATATTGGGGAGGACAAGCTAGAGCTTGCCAGGCAGCTTGGAGCGGTTGCGACCGTTAATGCGAAGGAAACCAATCCGGTTGAAGCGGTACGGGAGATTACGAAGGGCGGTGCCCATGTATCGGTTGATGCGCTCGGCATCAAACAAACCTGTCAAGCAGCCATCAGCGGCTTGCGAAAACGCGGGCGCCACCTGCAAATTGGCTTGACGACAAGAGAAGAGCATGGAATGATTCCTGTTCCGATTGATTTCATCGTCCAGGCTGAGATCCAGCTGGTTGGATCGCTCGGTATGCAGCCATCACGCTATCCAAATATGCTGGGAATGGTTGAGTCGGGGAAATTAAGGCCAGGCGCTTTAGTGACCAAGACCATTTCACTGGATGAGGTGCCGAATATATTCGAAGAGATGAGTACATTTCAAAATCTAGGGGTCACGGTCGTAAATAAATGGGATGCGAAAGTGTCTGTAGAAAAATAA